A region of Nitrospira sp. DNA encodes the following proteins:
- the gmk gene encoding guanylate kinase, whose amino-acid sequence MNTAITTSNEPPGVTGNRQASERRGILYIISAPSGAGKTTLCKQIAASVSGLWHSVSFTTRKPRSGEEHGREYFFIEENVFHDMIARNEFLEYAHVYSNWYGTPLKPLMDKMDQGIDVLLEIDVQGALQIKKKFGDAVYIFILPPSMDILRARLQGRGSDSQEEIVRRLQKVREEVWSFREYHYIVRNVDLTQSLHELQSVFVAERLRTKRMDMHWLERSFMLEKDAKLSEREPSTTL is encoded by the coding sequence ATGAACACCGCGATTACCACAAGTAACGAACCTCCGGGTGTGACGGGGAATCGGCAGGCTTCTGAACGCCGGGGAATCCTGTACATTATTTCAGCCCCTTCAGGAGCGGGAAAAACGACCTTATGTAAACAGATCGCGGCATCGGTCTCAGGGCTGTGGCATTCTGTGTCGTTTACGACTAGAAAGCCACGCTCAGGAGAAGAACACGGACGTGAGTATTTCTTTATCGAAGAGAACGTATTTCACGATATGATTGCGAGAAATGAGTTCTTGGAATACGCACATGTGTATTCCAACTGGTACGGAACACCGCTGAAGCCCTTAATGGATAAGATGGACCAGGGCATCGATGTCTTGCTGGAAATCGACGTCCAGGGCGCGCTCCAGATTAAAAAGAAATTCGGCGATGCCGTCTATATCTTTATCCTCCCTCCATCGATGGACATCCTGCGCGCTCGACTCCAAGGTCGCGGGTCCGATTCTCAAGAGGAGATTGTTCGCCGATTGCAAAAAGTAAGGGAAGAAGTCTGGAGTTTCAGAGAATACCATTACATTGTCCGCAACGTTGATCTGACGCAGTCTCTCCATGAGCTGCAAAGCGTTTTCGTGGCGGAACGTCTGAGAACCAAGCGAATGGATATGCATTGGCTTGAGCGAAGCTTCATGCTTGAGAAAGATGCAAAATTGTCGGAAAGGGAACCGTCAACCACTCTATAG
- a CDS encoding ATP-dependent Clp protease ATP-binding subunit yields the protein MFERFTDKGRKIIILAREEAERHQNDYLGTEHLVLAILRESDGIALMILKKMGLSTEQIRLEIERNLPGGGTTMTFGEIPFSPRVKKVIEYGVEEARLLGHNHIGSEHLLLGLLREEEGIGGKILRSLGANLLTARQLTVTFLRKSAPRERDRKSNTPALDEFGRDLTQLAQEGQLDPVIGRADEIERVLQILSRRSKNNPVLIGESGVGKTAIVEGLAQRIVQSEVPDNLLSRRVIALDLGSLVAGTKYRGQFEERLKVVMKEIVQAGNIIIFIDELHTLVGAGAAEGSIDASNMLKPALSRGEIQCIGATTLDEYRKHIEKDGALKRRFQPIHVQPPNLDETVRIIQGLRDRYEEHHGVEITEDAIIEAVKLSDRYITDRFLPDKAIDLIDETGSRAKLQTYALPSELKAMEQELKKVSREKELSISMQNFEEAVRHREEEERLRKLLDESKREWKKNQEKSKPVIGKEDVAYVVSKMTGIPLFKLEEEESNKLLRMEEFLHKRVVGQNEAISAVARAIRRSRAGLKEARKPIGSFIFLGPTGVGKTELARTLAEFLFNSEDALIRVDMSEYQEKFTSSRLFGAPPGYVGYEEGGQLTEKVRRRPYSVVLFDEIEKAHPDVFNVLLQVLDDGVLTDSLGRKVDFKNTVVIMTSNIGTKLIQKGVSLGFQSTESEAARRKKEEVLGELRKSFSPEFLNRIDEIVIFHQLEKEQLYSILDILLRELNLRLMEKGIEIEVDDEVKQWLIKEGYEPLYGARPMRRAIQRAIGDPLSDELIRGRFKESHKVKVVLRDGAPTFIEQEAMAEV from the coding sequence ATGTTCGAACGATTCACGGACAAAGGTCGAAAGATCATCATTCTCGCGCGCGAGGAAGCCGAGCGACACCAGAACGACTATCTAGGGACTGAACATCTCGTCTTGGCCATACTTCGTGAGTCCGACGGCATTGCTCTTATGATTTTGAAAAAGATGGGGCTTTCTACAGAGCAGATCAGGCTAGAAATCGAGCGAAATCTGCCTGGTGGAGGGACCACCATGACGTTCGGGGAGATTCCCTTTAGTCCACGCGTCAAGAAGGTCATTGAATACGGCGTCGAAGAAGCTCGACTGCTGGGCCACAATCACATCGGCAGCGAGCATCTTCTTCTCGGCCTTCTTCGTGAAGAAGAAGGCATAGGTGGAAAGATTCTTCGCAGTCTGGGCGCAAATCTGCTGACGGCACGGCAGTTGACCGTGACGTTTCTCCGGAAGTCGGCTCCGCGCGAGCGGGATCGGAAGAGTAATACTCCGGCTCTCGACGAATTCGGCCGTGATCTGACCCAGTTGGCCCAAGAAGGTCAACTGGATCCCGTGATCGGCAGGGCTGATGAAATTGAGCGTGTACTGCAGATCCTCAGTCGAAGGAGCAAGAATAACCCTGTGCTGATCGGTGAATCTGGTGTTGGAAAAACCGCCATCGTGGAAGGGCTTGCGCAGCGGATTGTTCAATCTGAAGTTCCGGACAATCTGCTCTCTCGTCGGGTCATCGCCCTGGATCTAGGTTCGTTAGTAGCCGGTACCAAATACCGCGGGCAGTTCGAAGAACGTCTCAAGGTCGTGATGAAGGAGATTGTCCAAGCCGGCAATATCATCATTTTCATCGATGAGCTGCATACGCTGGTTGGGGCAGGAGCTGCGGAGGGGTCCATCGATGCCTCCAATATGCTGAAGCCGGCCTTGTCGCGCGGCGAGATCCAATGCATTGGGGCCACGACGTTGGATGAGTACCGAAAACATATTGAAAAAGATGGCGCGTTGAAACGGCGATTCCAGCCGATACACGTTCAGCCCCCCAACCTCGACGAAACTGTCCGTATTATTCAAGGGCTTCGAGACCGATACGAAGAACATCACGGGGTGGAAATCACGGAAGACGCCATTATCGAGGCCGTCAAGTTGTCCGATCGATACATCACCGACCGGTTCCTCCCGGACAAGGCGATCGATTTGATCGACGAAACCGGGTCACGGGCGAAGCTCCAGACCTATGCGCTCCCTTCCGAATTGAAAGCAATGGAGCAAGAGCTAAAGAAGGTGTCGCGGGAGAAGGAACTCTCGATCTCCATGCAGAATTTCGAGGAAGCCGTACGGCATCGTGAGGAAGAAGAGAGGCTGCGTAAGCTGCTCGACGAATCCAAGCGAGAATGGAAAAAGAACCAGGAGAAGAGTAAGCCTGTGATCGGCAAGGAGGATGTCGCTTACGTTGTCTCAAAAATGACCGGTATTCCGCTCTTTAAGCTGGAGGAAGAAGAGTCCAACAAGCTCTTGCGCATGGAAGAATTTCTCCATAAACGAGTCGTCGGTCAAAACGAGGCGATCTCGGCGGTCGCTCGCGCCATCCGTCGATCTCGTGCCGGCTTGAAGGAAGCTCGGAAACCGATCGGTTCGTTCATTTTCTTGGGACCGACGGGCGTGGGCAAGACGGAACTGGCCAGGACGTTGGCCGAGTTTCTGTTCAACAGTGAAGATGCGTTGATTCGTGTCGATATGTCCGAATATCAGGAGAAGTTTACGAGTTCTCGACTCTTCGGTGCCCCTCCCGGTTATGTGGGGTATGAAGAGGGGGGACAGTTGACCGAGAAGGTTCGCCGTCGGCCTTATTCCGTCGTGTTGTTCGATGAAATCGAGAAGGCGCATCCGGATGTGTTCAACGTCCTGCTCCAAGTATTAGATGACGGCGTGTTGACTGATAGTCTCGGGCGAAAGGTTGATTTCAAGAACACGGTCGTCATTATGACGTCCAACATCGGGACGAAATTGATTCAGAAGGGTGTTTCCCTCGGTTTCCAGAGCACAGAAAGCGAAGCCGCCCGACGGAAGAAGGAAGAAGTGCTCGGAGAACTTCGGAAATCGTTCAGTCCAGAATTCCTGAACCGGATCGATGAGATCGTGATTTTCCATCAATTAGAAAAAGAACAGCTCTATAGCATCCTGGATATCCTTCTCCGTGAGTTGAACCTCCGCCTCATGGAGAAAGGGATTGAGATTGAGGTCGACGACGAAGTCAAGCAGTGGCTCATCAAAGAGGGCTATGAGCCGTTGTACGGAGCAAGGCCAATGCGGCGGGCTATTCAACGTGCCATCGGAGACCCGCTCTCCGATGAGCTGATCAGGGGGCGTTTTAAAGAAAGCCACAAGGTGAAAGTGGTTCTGCGGGACGGAGCTCCGACATTCATCGAACAGGAGGCAATGGCCGAAGTCTAG
- the hflX gene encoding GTPase HflX, producing the protein MAQLTIELRRPIGVLLTRRGQVQEVIVGTDLTLSPTTLTLFRAGARSLRGLRFIRTQLHDQPLNQEMLTDLAFLRLDLIGLLSITEDGRLGNLFIAHLLAPNSAGQLFKVLKAVPFHNLTMVFDQFIEELEADLQQMRAHYAIETGKEAAILVSASVKSRSEQEERLAELAELAISAGVTVVDRIVQRTPDGHQRYLLGRGKMKDVLIQTLHRGADMVIIDQTLSPAQLRAISEMTDIKVIDRTQLILDIFARRAHSREGKVQVELAQLRYLLPRLSGKGAQLSRLGGGIGTRGPGETKLETDRRRVRDRITHLERELMQFGRRQDQRRSRRGRHGLPIVSLVGYTNAGKSTLLNVLTNSQVSAQNRLFETLDTTSRRLRFPEDREVIITDTVGFIRDLPQELVGAFRTTLEELRAADLLLHVVDGSAADIDIQITAVIAILEELELNGIPRLLVFNKCDQMLPSRVELLCRRYGAIGISALQPATLHPLLARLEAHVRTLSIGEQQTAGLPKLDDAPVLASRR; encoded by the coding sequence ATGGCCCAGCTGACCATTGAGCTCCGTCGCCCAATCGGCGTGCTGTTGACCAGGCGAGGACAAGTTCAGGAAGTGATTGTGGGAACGGATTTGACGTTGTCTCCAACAACGTTGACCTTGTTCCGTGCGGGTGCGCGATCGCTCCGGGGTTTGAGGTTCATTCGCACTCAGCTGCACGATCAGCCGCTAAATCAAGAGATGCTCACCGACCTTGCCTTCTTGCGACTTGACCTTATCGGCCTCCTCTCTATCACGGAGGATGGCCGACTAGGCAATCTGTTCATAGCTCATCTGCTGGCACCCAATTCGGCCGGTCAATTGTTCAAAGTGCTCAAGGCTGTCCCGTTCCACAACCTGACAATGGTGTTCGATCAGTTCATCGAAGAGCTGGAGGCAGACCTTCAGCAGATGAGAGCTCACTATGCGATTGAGACCGGCAAGGAAGCGGCGATACTTGTCAGTGCCTCTGTCAAAAGTCGGTCCGAGCAGGAAGAGCGTTTAGCCGAACTGGCGGAGTTGGCGATCTCCGCCGGTGTCACGGTGGTCGACCGCATCGTACAAAGAACGCCGGATGGCCATCAGCGGTATCTCTTGGGACGCGGCAAGATGAAGGATGTCCTGATTCAGACGCTCCATCGGGGTGCCGACATGGTGATCATTGATCAAACCTTGTCGCCGGCTCAACTGCGAGCAATTTCAGAGATGACTGATATTAAGGTGATTGACCGGACGCAACTGATCCTGGATATTTTTGCTCGCCGAGCCCACAGCCGTGAAGGCAAAGTACAGGTGGAACTAGCGCAGTTACGTTACCTGCTTCCGCGATTGTCCGGGAAAGGTGCCCAACTCTCGCGTCTAGGTGGCGGGATCGGCACTCGGGGGCCGGGCGAAACCAAATTGGAAACTGATCGTCGCCGCGTGCGCGACCGGATCACGCATTTAGAACGGGAACTGATGCAGTTTGGCCGACGGCAGGACCAACGTCGGTCCAGGCGAGGTCGGCACGGACTTCCTATCGTTTCACTCGTGGGCTATACAAACGCCGGTAAGTCCACATTGCTCAACGTGTTGACGAACAGTCAGGTCTCCGCTCAAAACAGATTATTCGAAACCCTGGACACAACGAGCCGCCGTCTCCGGTTTCCTGAGGATCGCGAAGTCATCATTACCGACACGGTGGGGTTTATTCGAGATCTTCCGCAAGAACTGGTCGGCGCCTTTCGGACGACGCTCGAAGAGCTCCGAGCGGCTGATCTCCTGCTGCATGTTGTCGATGGTAGCGCAGCAGACATTGATATCCAAATTACGGCTGTCATCGCCATCCTTGAGGAGTTGGAGTTGAATGGGATACCGAGATTGCTCGTGTTTAATAAGTGTGACCAGATGTTGCCATCGCGCGTCGAGTTACTCTGCCGACGTTACGGAGCCATCGGCATTTCGGCACTCCAGCCCGCCACACTTCATCCTCTCCTCGCTCGACTGGAAGCGCATGTGAGAACTCTGTCAATCGGTGAACAGCAGACAGCTGGCCTTCCGAAGTTGGACGACGCGCCGGTGCTTGCATCTCGTCGATAA
- the tsaD gene encoding tRNA (adenosine(37)-N6)-threonylcarbamoyltransferase complex transferase subunit TsaD, with protein sequence MCSHSNRPEFQPEAQWCPSPVLGIESSCDETAAAVLSCEGAVLSNVVSSQVAVHEKFGGVVPELAARAHLGKIDMVVREALATAQVSKHTLGAIAVTQGPGLAGALLVGVNYAKALSYGLGISIIGVNHLQGHIASAWLADPMFPPSCIVLVASGGHTHLYRHGVGGLCILLGRTRDDAAGEAFDKGAQMLGLGYPGGPAIDQIARSGDVQVFRFPRFHRAKNSLEFSFSGLKTALLYKLRELGGPLRSQLVADLAAGYQEAIVQVLATKAFAALKQSNLAALAVVGGVSANSRLRTVLNERAAREDIRLLLPPIEYCTDNAAMIASAGRQLLMNGERPFVDFDISPSERFVTIHKADRANVGFSSG encoded by the coding sequence ATGTGTTCACACTCCAATCGGCCAGAATTTCAACCTGAAGCTCAATGGTGTCCGAGCCCGGTTCTTGGCATCGAGTCTTCATGCGACGAAACAGCTGCAGCCGTACTCAGTTGTGAAGGAGCAGTGCTTTCCAACGTCGTGTCTTCACAAGTGGCCGTCCATGAAAAATTTGGTGGCGTCGTCCCAGAGTTAGCCGCGCGAGCTCACCTTGGGAAGATCGACATGGTGGTCAGAGAAGCCTTGGCGACAGCCCAAGTCTCGAAACATACTCTCGGGGCCATAGCCGTCACCCAGGGACCTGGATTGGCTGGAGCGCTTTTGGTAGGAGTTAATTATGCAAAAGCCTTGAGCTACGGGTTAGGTATTTCGATCATCGGGGTCAACCACCTACAGGGACACATCGCCTCTGCATGGCTCGCCGACCCCATGTTTCCGCCGTCCTGCATTGTGCTGGTTGCATCGGGTGGCCATACCCACCTCTATCGGCATGGAGTCGGTGGCCTGTGTATCCTACTAGGACGCACTCGCGACGACGCCGCTGGTGAGGCGTTCGACAAGGGGGCCCAGATGCTTGGTTTGGGATATCCGGGTGGACCAGCTATTGATCAAATCGCACGTTCCGGTGATGTACAGGTCTTTCGATTCCCTCGATTTCACCGGGCAAAGAACAGTCTTGAGTTCAGCTTCAGTGGTCTCAAGACGGCTTTGTTGTATAAGTTACGAGAGCTAGGTGGTCCTCTGCGCTCTCAACTGGTCGCCGACTTGGCGGCCGGCTACCAAGAGGCTATTGTGCAGGTTTTGGCCACGAAGGCCTTCGCTGCCCTCAAGCAGTCGAACCTGGCTGCGCTGGCTGTCGTGGGAGGGGTTTCGGCTAATTCGCGGTTGAGAACCGTGCTGAACGAGCGCGCGGCACGTGAAGATATTCGCCTATTGCTGCCGCCCATTGAGTATTGTACCGACAACGCTGCCATGATTGCCTCAGCGGGGCGCCAGTTGCTGATGAACGGAGAACGACCATTTGTAGATTTCGACATCAGCCCGTCTGAGAGATTCGTGACGATTCATAAAGCAGACCGAGCGAATGTCGGTTTCTCTAGTGGATAA
- a CDS encoding YicC family protein, translating to MIKSMTGFGRRQGTWSDGTVSVEVRSVNHRFLETSIRMPRSMSGLEERFKKAIQQHCGRGRVELTVLLQGSRGSARAVQLDVELAKQYHRALHTLQRTLKLKGSIDIGLMAGFRDIIALSEQPTDDPKLTRVVEKLGLGAVSDMTKMREKEGGLLAQDILARLDQVRECRSAVSFRAPLIAQETFDRMKQRVEKLLGDPIPDLPRLNQELALYADRCDITEELVRLDTHMVQFECVLKGTEPVGKTLDFLLQEMGREVNTIGSKANDAEIRTNVVRMKAELERVREQIQNVE from the coding sequence ATGATTAAGAGCATGACAGGCTTTGGTCGGCGACAGGGGACATGGTCCGACGGAACCGTCAGCGTTGAAGTGAGATCGGTCAACCATCGATTCCTCGAAACATCCATTCGCATGCCGAGGTCGATGAGCGGGCTCGAAGAACGCTTCAAGAAAGCGATCCAACAACATTGTGGACGTGGAAGAGTCGAGCTTACGGTGTTGCTACAGGGTAGCCGAGGAAGCGCTCGTGCGGTGCAACTTGACGTTGAACTGGCGAAACAGTACCATCGTGCCCTTCATACACTTCAGCGCACGCTGAAACTTAAAGGCTCCATTGATATCGGACTGATGGCGGGGTTCCGCGACATCATAGCTCTTTCTGAGCAGCCGACCGACGATCCTAAGCTCACAAGGGTGGTGGAGAAACTGGGGCTAGGCGCGGTGTCGGATATGACGAAGATGCGGGAGAAAGAGGGGGGCTTGCTTGCACAGGATATCCTGGCTCGACTTGATCAGGTGCGTGAATGCAGGAGTGCAGTATCGTTCCGTGCTCCCCTTATTGCGCAGGAAACCTTCGACCGTATGAAGCAGCGAGTGGAAAAATTGTTGGGAGACCCTATCCCCGACCTCCCTCGGCTCAATCAGGAGCTGGCCCTCTATGCAGACCGGTGCGACATTACGGAAGAATTGGTTAGGCTGGACACGCATATGGTACAGTTTGAGTGTGTGCTCAAAGGCACCGAACCGGTGGGGAAGACGTTGGATTTTCTACTTCAGGAGATGGGTCGGGAGGTCAATACCATTGGATCAAAAGCCAACGACGCGGAGATCAGGACCAACGTCGTGCGAATGAAGGCCGAGCTTGAGCGGGTGCGCGAACAGATACAGAATGTCGAATGA
- a CDS encoding FAD-dependent oxidoreductase gives MGGTEAHVVIVAGAGPAGMAVASALSKVGHEIIILNRDIKFGGLAEYGIFPSKLKLRGGLKKQYWELLQQKNVHYFGNVSIGNGKDLTVEDVRGLGASAVVFTIGAQGTKAIGVEGDSAQGVFHAKDVVYHFNRLPGFGDRPFEMGKHAAVIGAGDVMVDIAHWLIRYKKVEMVTAIVRRGPVERKYNPKEIRSICANMDIAGIKAEFERIKDRLVKVGQNPDEVLKAFTDEFTKCEPKVSATKMGFRFLASPKRILVDSDNRVRGLEMEDNRLDPKGEDTVAVGLKQHYEFPCDSVVFAVGDKVDEAVGLPYKNGVFSTNPNNTGNDPDDALFQAYDESTGKVMEGVFLAGWARKASEGLVGVAKRDGDWCAEVVERYLTAKSGNDAKIVLAHLHSLLGKRQSRPVDVNGLRALDVAERSFAGKVDCIGEFKFSANQDMLKHIEEARAYTS, from the coding sequence ATGGGCGGGACAGAGGCGCATGTAGTTATCGTGGCAGGAGCGGGACCGGCTGGAATGGCCGTTGCCAGTGCGCTTTCGAAGGTCGGTCACGAAATCATTATTCTCAACCGTGATATCAAATTCGGCGGATTGGCTGAATACGGGATATTCCCTTCAAAGCTCAAACTCCGTGGCGGTCTCAAGAAGCAGTATTGGGAACTTCTTCAACAGAAGAACGTCCATTATTTTGGGAACGTCTCCATCGGGAACGGAAAGGACCTCACGGTCGAAGATGTGCGCGGGCTGGGTGCAAGCGCAGTTGTCTTTACGATCGGTGCGCAGGGAACCAAGGCCATTGGCGTCGAGGGAGACTCGGCGCAAGGCGTCTTTCACGCAAAAGATGTGGTCTATCACTTCAATCGTTTACCGGGGTTTGGCGACCGCCCATTTGAAATGGGGAAACATGCAGCAGTGATCGGGGCGGGAGATGTGATGGTGGATATTGCCCACTGGTTGATCCGTTACAAGAAGGTTGAGATGGTCACGGCAATTGTCAGGCGGGGACCTGTGGAACGTAAGTACAACCCAAAGGAGATTCGCAGTATCTGTGCCAATATGGACATCGCGGGAATCAAAGCCGAGTTTGAACGTATCAAGGACCGTCTCGTCAAGGTTGGCCAGAATCCCGATGAAGTCTTGAAGGCATTTACCGACGAATTTACCAAATGCGAGCCGAAGGTATCCGCGACGAAGATGGGATTTCGGTTTCTCGCGTCGCCGAAGCGTATTCTGGTCGACAGCGATAATCGGGTTCGCGGACTTGAAATGGAAGATAACCGGCTCGACCCGAAAGGTGAAGATACCGTCGCTGTGGGTTTGAAGCAGCACTACGAATTTCCCTGTGATTCGGTCGTTTTTGCCGTCGGGGACAAGGTGGATGAGGCGGTCGGTCTACCCTATAAGAACGGTGTGTTTTCCACGAACCCAAATAACACCGGTAATGATCCCGATGATGCGCTCTTTCAGGCCTACGATGAATCTACCGGCAAGGTGATGGAGGGCGTATTTTTGGCCGGTTGGGCACGAAAAGCGAGTGAAGGCCTTGTCGGTGTCGCGAAGCGTGACGGTGATTGGTGTGCCGAAGTCGTTGAGCGCTATCTGACGGCCAAGAGCGGCAATGACGCCAAGATTGTCCTTGCGCACTTGCACTCGCTTCTCGGAAAGCGGCAAAGTCGCCCGGTCGATGTGAATGGCTTGCGAGCACTCGATGTGGCGGAACGCTCGTTCGCTGGGAAAGTCGACTGCATCGGAGAGTTCAAATTTTCAGCAAATCAGGACATGCTCAAACACATTGAGGAGGCGAGAGCCTACACCAGTTGA
- the nth gene encoding endonuclease III, protein MRTPLALDRPAQIAVSLRHAMPVARVELTHRSPWELLVATVLSAQCTDQRVNQVTPTLFGQYPTPQAMTKAMPTELEALIRSTGFFKSKAKNLIGCAQVITDRFKGQVPDTMEALTSIPGVGRKTANVLLGAVFGKPAIVVDTHVRRVANRLALTHSSDPEQIECDLQSLYPQSQWTDVSQRLLLHGRYVCLARKPRCCVCPIYDLCEWEGKLQK, encoded by the coding sequence ATGAGGACTCCGCTGGCCCTCGACCGTCCAGCGCAGATTGCCGTAAGCCTCCGTCACGCCATGCCGGTGGCTCGTGTGGAATTAACGCATCGTTCTCCGTGGGAGCTACTGGTCGCCACAGTTCTATCGGCACAGTGCACGGACCAGCGTGTGAATCAAGTGACGCCGACACTATTCGGGCAATATCCAACACCGCAAGCCATGACAAAGGCGATGCCGACGGAGCTGGAAGCATTGATCCGATCAACCGGTTTTTTTAAGAGCAAGGCGAAAAACTTGATCGGCTGTGCGCAGGTCATAACGGATCGGTTTAAGGGACAAGTTCCCGACACAATGGAAGCACTCACGTCGATACCTGGTGTTGGGAGAAAAACAGCCAACGTGCTCCTTGGAGCCGTGTTTGGAAAACCGGCTATTGTGGTTGATACGCATGTGAGACGGGTGGCCAACCGATTGGCCCTGACCCATTCAAGTGATCCCGAGCAAATCGAGTGCGATCTGCAATCGCTGTATCCCCAAAGCCAGTGGACGGATGTGTCCCAACGGTTGCTCCTTCATGGCCGGTATGTGTGCCTCGCACGGAAGCCTCGCTGTTGTGTTTGTCCGATTTACGATCTTTGTGAGTGGGAAGGAAAACTTCAGAAATGA
- a CDS encoding NAD(+)/NADH kinase, whose amino-acid sequence MKSKSIGILTKPKFPEVKTTLLGVVAWLRARSINVLLDTTSASLLNEPGGIQKTQLAEKADVLLVLGGDGTILSAARLAAERSIPILGVNMGGLGFLTEVRLDNLYPSLERVFANDFTLDERLMLTTHVHRHGETVARGIVLNDVVISKGTLARMIELQIAIGGQLVTTLRGDGLIIGTPTGSTAYSLSAGGPIMNPALQALILTPICPHTLTHRPLIVQGDVVIEVTLTSKDEGSMATLDGQVGVAMTQSDTAVIQASDYRTRLIRFPESHYYEVLREKLKWGHG is encoded by the coding sequence ATGAAAAGTAAAAGTATTGGGATTCTCACCAAACCCAAGTTCCCCGAAGTCAAAACCACGTTGCTCGGGGTCGTTGCGTGGCTCCGAGCCCGTAGCATCAATGTCCTTCTCGACACGACCTCAGCAAGCTTGCTGAATGAACCGGGCGGAATTCAGAAAACTCAGCTCGCCGAAAAGGCCGATGTGCTGTTGGTCCTGGGCGGCGACGGAACCATTCTGAGTGCAGCACGACTAGCAGCTGAACGGAGTATTCCTATCCTAGGGGTCAACATGGGCGGGCTCGGGTTCTTAACCGAGGTGCGGCTGGACAACCTCTATCCGTCGCTGGAACGAGTGTTCGCCAACGACTTCACTCTCGATGAACGACTGATGTTAACGACGCACGTTCATCGGCACGGAGAAACGGTCGCGCGAGGAATCGTACTCAATGATGTCGTCATCAGTAAAGGCACCCTCGCTCGTATGATCGAACTACAGATCGCCATAGGAGGCCAGTTGGTGACCACCCTACGCGGTGACGGCCTGATCATCGGCACACCGACAGGCTCTACCGCCTACTCCCTCTCTGCTGGAGGCCCCATCATGAACCCCGCCCTCCAGGCACTCATCTTGACCCCTATCTGTCCGCACACCTTGACGCATCGCCCGTTGATCGTACAAGGCGATGTCGTCATTGAAGTGACGTTGACGAGTAAAGATGAGGGATCAATGGCCACACTCGATGGGCAAGTCGGCGTGGCCATGACACAGAGCGATACGGCAGTGATTCAGGCTTCAGACTACCGGACGAGATTGATCAGATTTCCAGAAAGCCACTATTATGAAGTGTTGCGGGAAAAACTGAAATGGGGTCATGGCTGA